The Candidatus Binatia bacterium genome has a segment encoding these proteins:
- a CDS encoding GYD domain-containing protein gives MGAYVLVTRVNPEQMGTVERLHEIDDLVRGQVSAHYPGVRWVTSYALLGPFDFLDIFEAPDDATAAHVRAIVQSFGYVSTEMWTAVPRERLRRPVTKGGARGAGEAKGGTRER, from the coding sequence ATGGGCGCGTACGTACTGGTCACCCGGGTGAATCCCGAGCAGATGGGCACCGTCGAGCGCCTGCACGAGATCGACGATCTGGTTCGCGGCCAGGTGAGCGCGCATTACCCCGGAGTCCGCTGGGTTACCAGTTACGCCTTGCTCGGGCCGTTCGACTTCCTCGATATCTTCGAGGCGCCGGACGACGCGACCGCGGCTCATGTTCGGGCCATCGTGCAGTCGTTCGGCTACGTCTCCACGGAGATGTGGACGGCTGTGCCGCGAGAGCGCCTGCGTCGTCCGGTGACGAAGGGCGGGGCACGCGGTGCGGGCGAGGCGA